A segment of the Arachis hypogaea cultivar Tifrunner chromosome 5, arahy.Tifrunner.gnm2.J5K5, whole genome shotgun sequence genome:
GAAAAATTCACAAATGTGTGCTTTGAAGGTGGAATGTTGTTATGCCTGCCATTGTTGCCAAATCAATATCAATTCTATCTGATGCAGGCCTTGGCATGGCCATGTTTAGCCTTGGTATGATTTTATTACTATGATTTTTCTTTTAAACTCATGACATTGTTTGATTTTCGGTTGTTGGATAATTGAATTCCTTGGTGGAATTTGCAGGGCTATTTATGGCATTGCAACCAAAGATCATTGCCTGTGGAAACACGGTCGCTTCATTCGCTATGGCGATTCATTTCCTCACCGGCCCTGCAGTAATGGCTGTAGCATCAATTGTGGTAGGACTAAGGGGAGTTTTGTTGCACATTGCCATTGTAcaggtaaataataataatttaaacaaaaatttgATTATGAATGTTTTGTTCTGTAATTTTATAGTCTcataatcaatttgattcttcaATGTAATGTGCATATTTTCAGGCTGCCCTGCCTCAAGGAATTGTACCCTTTGTGTTTGCTAAGGAATACAACGTTAATCCTGATATATTAAGCACAGGGTTTGAACTTTgttcatcatcttgttcttgTTAGTAATCTTGAAATGTGTTGAAAATCTGAAAGCTTTGTGTTTATTTTGTTGCAGGGTTATATTTGGGATGCTAATTGCTCTTCCTATTACTctagtttattatattttgttGGGACTGTGAAGAAGATGAGGACGGGGAGGAATGACTAATTATAATGGTGTTACATTTACATTTACACCCTTttgttatattaatattattatagggTAATTTTTTTTTGCCATCCTCTAACAATGTAGAATTCGGAAGCTTAATCAGAGTTGGGAATGAATGAAGTGTGTTTGTAGAGAGGGCTTAATagctataatttaattactactaaataggAAAAGCATCCAGAACTTGCAAACAATTTGCATTTTGGTGACATCTAACAGGTCAATCATTTATGGAATAATGAAACTATTGGATATTTCTTCTTTGCCTCTTCAAGCTACTTCAATGCCTTCTCTGAACTCACGTTACATATTAT
Coding sequences within it:
- the LOC112803857 gene encoding probable auxin efflux carrier component 1b, with protein sequence MPAIVAKSISILSDAGLGMAMFSLGLFMALQPKIIACGNTVASFAMAIHFLTGPAVMAVASIVVGLRGVLLHIAIVQAALPQGIVPFVFAKEYNVNPDILSTGVIFGMLIALPITLVYYILLGL